The Balearica regulorum gibbericeps isolate bBalReg1 chromosome 22, bBalReg1.pri, whole genome shotgun sequence genome includes a region encoding these proteins:
- the GJA4 gene encoding gap junction alpha-4 protein, with translation MGDWGFLEKLLDQVQEHSTVIGKIWLTVLFIFRILILGLAGESVWGDEQSDFVCNTKQPGCTNVCYDKAFPISHIRYWVLQFLFVSTPTLIYLGHVVYLSRKEEKLKQQESELRAIHSKDPKIEEALAAVEKKMSKIYVTEDGRLKIRGALMWTYIISVICKSIFEAGFLVGQWYLYGFSMVPRYVCKRDPCPHQVDCFISRPTEKSIFIIFMLVMGLISLILNLLELFHLCCKNLLSNIKKVSVPTSPSRDTFAEDMVSGPYPPKHYPFLPMAESHMPPYQAYNKLSSEQNWANFHNEENLALGRGSRPLSDPYAPRAAEAPAPEEKLCSRPGSSASKKQYV, from the coding sequence ATGGGCGACTGGGGTTTCCTGGAGAAACTGCTGGACCAAGTCCAGGAGCACTCGACTGTGATCGGGAAGATCTGGCTCACTGTGCTCTTCATCTTCCGCATCCTCATCCTGGGCTTGGCCGGGGAGTCTGTCTGGGGGGACGAGCAGTCGGATTTTGTGTGCAACACCAAGCAGCCAGGCTGCACCAATGTCTGCTATGACAAAGCCTTCCCCATCTCCCACATCCGTTACTGGGTGCTCCAGTTCCTCTTTGTCAGCACCCCAACCCTGATTTACCTTGGCCACGTTGTCTATCTCTCCCGGAAGGAGGAGAAGCTAAAGCAACAGGAGAGCGAGCTTCGGGCTATCCACAGCAAGGACCCGAAGATTGAGGAGGCCCTGGCAGCTGTGGAGAAGAAGATGTCCAAGATCTATGTGACAGAGGACGGGCGGCTCAAGATCCGAGGGGCGCTGATGTGGACATACATCATCAGCGTGATCTGCAAGAGCATCTTTGAGGCTGGCTTCCTTGTTGGCCAGTGGTACCTGTACGGCTTCTCCATGGTGCCCCGCTACGTGTGCAAGAGGGACCCCTGCCCCCATCAGGTGGACTGCTTCATCTCTCGCCCTACCGAGAAGAGcatcttcatcatcttcatgctGGTGATGGGCCTGATCTCCTTAATCCTGAACCTCCTGGAGCTTTTCCACCTCTGCTGCAAGAACCTGCTTAGCAACATCAAGAAGGTGTCGGTGCCGACCAGCCCAAGCAGGGACACCTTTGCCGAGGACATGGTCTCAGGTCCCTACCCGCCCAAGCACTACCCCTTCCTGCCCATGGCCGAGAGCCACATGCCGCCCTACCAGGCCTACAACAAGCTCTCCAGCGAGCAGAACTGGGCCAACTTCCACAACGAGGAGAACCTGGcgctgggcagaggcagcaggccCCTGTCAGACCCCTACGCCCCCAGGGCTGCCGAAGCCCCCGCCCCAGAGGAGAAGCTGTGCAGCCGGCCCGGGAGCTCGGCCTCCAAAAAGCAGTACGTCTAG
- the GJB3 gene encoding gap junction beta-3 protein gives MDWKTLQALLSGVNKYSTAFGRIWLSVVFVFRVLVYVVAAERVWGDEQKDFDCNTRQPGCTNVCYDHFFPISHIRLWALQLIFVTCPSLLVIMHVAYREDREKKNREKNGENCPKLYSNTGKKHGGLWWTYLLSLFFKLIIEILFLYLLHKMWDSFDLPRLVKCSNVEPCPNTVDCYIARPTEKRVFTYFMVGASSICIVLTVCEIFYLIFKRVVRNVRKWKKSTKRSVSYSKASTCQCHLKMEEKDKSQTRGEEL, from the exons ATGGATTGGAAAACGCTGCAGGCACTGCTCAGCGGGGTCAACAAATACTCCACAGCCTTCGGCCGCATCTGGCTCTCAGTGGTCTTTGTCTTCCGTGTGCTGGTCTACGTGGTGGCAGCTGAGCGCGTGTGGGGAGATGAGCAGAAGGACTTTGACTGCAACACGCGGCAGCCAGGCTGCACCAACGTCTGCTATGACCActtcttccccatctcccaCATCCGCCTCTGGGCCCTGCAGCTCATCTTTGTCACTTGCCCTTCCCTCCTGGTCATTATGCACGTGGCCTACCGGGAGGACCGCGAGAAGAAGAACCGGGAGAAGAATGGGGAGAATTGCCCCAAGCTCTACAGCAACACGGGCAAGAAGCATGGCGGGCTGTGGTGGACTTACCTGCTCAGCCTCTTCTTCAAGCTTATCATAGAGATCCtgtttctctacctcctccacAAGATGTGGGACAGCTTCGACTTGCCACGGCTGGTGAAGTGCTCCAACGTGGAGCCCTGCCCCAACACTGTGGACTGCTATATCGCTCGGCCAACCGAGAAAAGAGTCTTCACCTATTTCATGGTTGGAGCCTCCTCCATCTGCATTGTCCTCACCGTCTGTGAGATCTTCTACCTCATCTTCAAGCGAGTTGTGCGGAATGTGCGGAAGTGGAAGAAATCCACCAAGCGCTCCGTCAGCTACAGCAAGGCCTCCACCTGCCAGTGCCACCTCAAGATGGAGGAGAAGGACAAGTCCCAGACTAG AGGAGAGGAGCTGTGA
- the LOC142604781 gene encoding gap junction beta-5 protein-like, translating to MNWEVFEGLLSGVNKYSTAFGRVWLSLIFIFRLLVYVVAAERVWSDDHKDFDCNTRQPGCGNVCFDHFFPVSHIRLWALQLILVTCPSLLVIMHVAYREAKQQRHHATGGDDCRHIYLNPGKKRGGLWWTYLLSLVFKAGVDVVFLYIFYRFYRNYTLPRVVKCDLPPCPNVVDCFISRPTEKNIFTLFMVVTACVCVVLSLVEAAYLIGKRCHECVLAGGGESRRHSQDGTLSCAEPAGTGGQVFHGADYKPPTASIPPTASGPSTLPEEEALP from the coding sequence ATGAACTGGGAGGTGTTTGAAGGGCTCCTCAGTGGGGTCAACAAGTACTCCACAGCCTTCGGCCGCGTCTGGCTCTCCCTCATCTTTATCTTCCGCCTGCTGGTCTACGTTGTGGCAGCCGAGCGGGTCTGGAGCGATGACCACAAGGACTTTGACTGCAACACGCGGCAGCCGGGCTGCGGGAACGTCTGCTTCGACCACTTCTTCCCCGTCTCCCACATCCGCCTCTGGGCCCTGCAGCTCATCTTGGTGACCTGCCCATCTCTCCTGGTCATCATGCACGTGGCCTACCGGGAGGCCAAGCAGCAGAGGCACCATGCCACCGGCGGGGATGACTGCCGCCACATCTACCTCAACCCGGGCAAGAAGCGGGGGGGGCTGTGGTGGACCTACCTGCTCAGCCTTGTCTTCAAGGCTGGCGTGGACGTGGTCTTCCTCTACATCTTCTACCGCTTCTACAGGAACTACACCCTGCCCCGGGTGGTGAAGTGCGAtctgcccccctgccccaacGTGGTGGACTGTTTCATCTCCCGGCCCACCGAGAAGAACATCTTCACCCTCTTCATGGTGGTCACCGCCTGCGTCTGTGTCGTGCTGAGCCTTGTTGAGGCCGCCTACCTGATCGGCAAGCGGTGCCACGAGTGTGTCCTGGCCGGCGGTGGGGAGAGCCGCCGGCACAGCCAGGACGGCACGCTCTCCTGTGCCGAGCCTGCAGGCACAGGGGGGCAAGTTTTCCATGGGGCAGACTACAAACCCCCCACAGCCTCCATCCCCCCCACGGCCTCCGGCCCCAGCACGCTGCCCGAGGAGGAGGCTCTTCCCTAG